The Oscillatoria sp. FACHB-1407 genome contains a region encoding:
- the fabZ gene encoding 3-hydroxyacyl-ACP dehydratase FabZ — MSILTDLHTPNTHVDSPHVEAEPGQALLTETTPKTVFTVEDIHRLLPHRYPFLLVDRIIEYVPGERAVGIKNVTFNEPHFQGHFPGRPIMPGVLIVEAMAQVGGIVLTQLPDIPVGLFMFAGIDKVRFRRPVVPGDQLVMRVELLMVKRRRFGKMHGRAEVDGQLVAEGELMFSIVD; from the coding sequence ATGTCCATCTTGACTGACCTTCATACCCCAAATACCCATGTTGATTCACCTCACGTTGAGGCTGAACCTGGTCAAGCGTTGTTAACTGAAACGACACCCAAAACTGTGTTTACCGTTGAAGATATTCATCGGCTCTTACCTCACCGCTACCCTTTTTTACTGGTCGATCGCATCATTGAATACGTGCCTGGTGAGCGTGCCGTGGGCATCAAAAATGTCACCTTCAACGAACCTCACTTTCAGGGACACTTTCCAGGTCGCCCCATTATGCCGGGTGTGCTGATCGTCGAAGCGATGGCTCAAGTGGGTGGCATTGTGTTAACCCAACTTCCTGATATTCCCGTTGGGCTGTTTATGTTTGCAGGCATCGACAAAGTGCGGTTCCGTCGCCCTGTGGTGCCAGGAGATCAACTCGTCATGCGCGTGGAACTGTTGATGGTCAAGCGTCGCCGCTTCGGCAAAATGCACGGTCGTGCTGAGGTGGATGGTCAACTGGTTGCCGAAGGTGAACTCATGTTTTCCATCGTCGATTAA
- the lpxC gene encoding UDP-3-O-acyl-N-acetylglucosamine deacetylase: MIDSQSVQTLSPVNLALNASQQHTLTAEFERSGIGLHSGIPVRVRVLPAESGQGRYFVRVDLPGMPVIPAQVESVSQTVLSTELGQGDARVRTVEHLLAALAGMGVDNARIEIDGAELPLLDGSALGWVEAIAQTGVTPQAAPRHCLTVTEPVWIHQGDAFVAALPAPETRLTYGIDFAVSAIGNQWHSWSPHQEDFGGAIAPARTFALAEQIDQLRRNGLIKGGSLDNALVCGQQGWLNPPLRFSNEPVRHKLLDLVGDLSLIGALPFAHVLAYKASHHLHTQLAQRLAQFL; this comes from the coding sequence ATGATTGATAGCCAATCAGTACAAACGCTGAGTCCTGTCAATTTAGCTCTGAATGCCTCACAACAACACACTCTAACCGCAGAGTTTGAGCGATCGGGCATTGGGCTACATTCGGGCATCCCTGTGCGTGTACGGGTCTTGCCTGCGGAATCGGGGCAGGGGCGATATTTTGTCCGAGTCGATCTGCCAGGGATGCCTGTCATCCCGGCTCAGGTTGAATCGGTGAGCCAAACCGTGTTGTCTACTGAGCTAGGGCAGGGAGACGCACGGGTTCGCACGGTGGAGCACTTGCTGGCGGCTCTGGCAGGCATGGGTGTTGACAATGCCCGCATTGAAATTGACGGGGCTGAGTTGCCGTTGTTGGATGGCTCCGCGCTGGGGTGGGTGGAGGCGATCGCCCAGACAGGAGTCACGCCTCAAGCTGCACCTCGACACTGCCTCACCGTGACTGAACCTGTGTGGATTCATCAAGGTGATGCTTTTGTTGCGGCGTTGCCTGCGCCCGAAACGCGCCTGACCTATGGCATCGATTTTGCAGTGTCCGCTATTGGCAATCAGTGGCATAGCTGGTCACCTCACCAGGAGGACTTTGGGGGGGCGATCGCTCCTGCCCGCACCTTTGCCTTAGCCGAGCAAATCGACCAGTTGCGGCGCAATGGGCTCATCAAAGGCGGTAGTCTAGACAATGCGTTGGTTTGTGGTCAACAAGGATGGCTTAATCCACCGTTGCGATTTTCAAATGAGCCAGTGCGTCATAAACTTTTAGACTTAGTAGGGGATCTAAGTTTAATCGGAGCTTTACCTTTTGCTCATGTTCTCGCCTATAAAGCCAGTCATCACCTCCATACTCAACTTGCTCAACGATTAGCTCAGTTCCTCTAG
- a CDS encoding BamA/TamA family outer membrane protein, whose amino-acid sequence MSNSSSNMRVSPVLLAVLTASAAFGFSRPVDAQTPAALQRVENTDIATIADPSSPVAVMDGEATGAMQGSSSADAPPSLVVPTTAEPETFPVDRLAQTPVPPSTQPPLQPGSPPPGTQTPDQGQPAQIQIDGDAPGSPNIEIDEPPTTPPPSIAPTPTPEPPQTTQPAPEPRVLVAEVVVSGVEGRSVVINGVETPLEQIVYDAIDTQAGRTTTRSQLQQDINSIFATGYFGNVRSEPTDTVLGVRVTFIVRPNPDLRAVEVRGSQVLPQSVIDEAFADQYGKILNARDFQQGIETLNQWYQDNGYVLAQFVGAPQISEQTGTVTLEVAEGVIEDIQVRFLNEEGEAEDEQGNPIEGQTREFIITREFQTQPGDVFNRNQIERDLQRAFALGIFEDVQVSLNPGDNRRQVDVTVNVTERNTGSIAAGLGFSSASGLFGTVSYQEQNLGGNNQRLGAEVQVGERELLFDVNFTDPWIAGDPYRTSYTVNAFGRRSISLIFDGGEQEVRLPDEDDPNSIDTGDRPRVRRLGGGVSFGRPLGGGWRASVGFQYQNVAIQDEDGELSPVDALGNQLSFSGTGRDDLFLFQASASRDRRNDPIAPTSGSFLRFSTDQSVPLGQGSIFLTRLRGSYSYYVPVNFTNFTDGPETLAFNVQAGTVLGDLPPYEAFSLGGTDSVRGYDSGELGSGRSFLQATAEYRFPIFSIVGGALFVDFGTDLGTADDVPGSPAEVRDKPGSGFGVGLGVRVRSPIGQIRVDYAVNDEGDGRIHFGIGERF is encoded by the coding sequence GTGTCTAATAGCTCATCCAATATGCGCGTTTCCCCTGTTTTGCTGGCAGTTCTAACTGCTTCAGCTGCTTTTGGTTTTTCTCGTCCAGTTGATGCACAAACTCCCGCTGCCTTACAGCGGGTCGAAAACACGGATATTGCAACGATCGCCGACCCCTCTAGCCCGGTTGCTGTGATGGATGGCGAGGCTACAGGAGCGATGCAGGGCAGTTCCTCCGCTGACGCACCGCCCAGTCTCGTTGTACCGACTACAGCCGAGCCAGAAACCTTCCCGGTCGATCGGTTAGCCCAGACTCCGGTGCCCCCGTCAACGCAGCCACCCCTACAACCGGGCTCCCCTCCACCGGGCACCCAAACTCCTGACCAGGGGCAACCTGCCCAGATCCAAATTGATGGGGATGCACCCGGCTCACCCAATATCGAAATTGACGAGCCACCGACTACCCCACCCCCATCCATCGCGCCGACGCCGACCCCTGAGCCACCCCAAACCACTCAACCTGCACCTGAACCCCGTGTGCTCGTTGCCGAGGTGGTGGTGAGCGGAGTAGAAGGGCGATCGGTGGTGATCAATGGGGTTGAAACACCACTCGAACAAATTGTCTATGATGCGATCGACACACAAGCAGGACGCACCACGACGCGATCGCAACTGCAACAAGACATCAACTCTATTTTTGCCACTGGCTATTTCGGCAACGTCCGATCGGAGCCAACTGACACTGTGCTGGGGGTCAGGGTGACCTTCATCGTTCGCCCCAACCCCGACCTGCGAGCCGTGGAAGTTCGCGGTAGTCAGGTTTTGCCACAATCGGTGATCGACGAAGCCTTTGCGGATCAATACGGCAAAATTTTGAACGCTAGAGACTTTCAACAGGGCATTGAAACCCTGAACCAGTGGTATCAAGACAATGGCTACGTGCTGGCACAGTTTGTTGGCGCACCCCAAATCTCAGAGCAAACCGGAACGGTGACCCTGGAAGTCGCTGAAGGGGTCATTGAGGATATCCAGGTGCGCTTCCTCAATGAAGAAGGCGAAGCCGAGGATGAACAGGGCAACCCCATTGAAGGGCAAACTCGTGAATTTATCATTACTCGCGAGTTTCAGACGCAGCCAGGAGACGTATTTAACCGCAACCAGATTGAGCGAGACTTGCAGCGGGCGTTTGCTCTGGGCATCTTTGAAGATGTTCAGGTGTCATTGAACCCCGGTGATAATCGCCGCCAGGTAGATGTCACGGTCAATGTGACTGAGCGCAACACAGGCTCAATTGCGGCGGGTCTTGGCTTTAGCTCTGCTAGTGGTCTATTCGGAACCGTCAGCTATCAGGAGCAAAACCTGGGCGGCAACAACCAGCGGCTAGGGGCTGAGGTGCAGGTGGGTGAACGGGAGTTGCTCTTCGATGTCAATTTCACAGATCCCTGGATTGCAGGCGACCCCTACCGCACCTCCTATACTGTGAATGCCTTTGGTCGGCGTTCTATTTCGCTGATCTTTGACGGAGGCGAACAGGAAGTCCGCCTGCCCGATGAGGATGATCCCAACTCGATTGATACGGGCGATCGCCCCCGGGTTCGGCGATTGGGCGGAGGGGTTTCCTTTGGTCGCCCGCTAGGAGGCGGTTGGCGTGCATCCGTTGGTTTCCAATATCAAAACGTAGCCATCCAAGATGAGGATGGGGAATTAAGCCCCGTAGACGCTCTGGGGAACCAACTCAGCTTCAGTGGGACAGGTCGGGATGATCTGTTCCTGTTCCAGGCGTCCGCATCACGCGATCGCCGCAATGACCCCATCGCCCCCACCAGCGGCTCTTTCCTCCGGTTTAGCACCGATCAATCCGTTCCCCTGGGTCAGGGTAGTATCTTCCTGACTCGCCTGCGGGGAAGTTATAGCTATTACGTCCCGGTCAACTTCACCAACTTTACCGATGGTCCTGAAACCCTGGCATTTAACGTCCAGGCAGGTACAGTCCTGGGAGATTTGCCGCCCTACGAAGCCTTCTCCCTGGGGGGAACTGACTCAGTCAGAGGCTACGACTCCGGTGAGTTGGGCAGTGGTCGCAGCTTCCTCCAAGCCACAGCAGAATATCGTTTCCCAATCTTTTCGATTGTGGGTGGCGCGCTCTTTGTCGATTTCGGGACTGACCTCGGTACCGCAGACGATGTGCCCGGTAGCCCTGCTGAGGTGCGAGATAAACCCGGTAGTGGTTTCGGTGTTGGTCTGGGAGTACGGGTGCGATCGCCCATCGGACAAATTCGCGTAGACTATGCAGTCAACGACGAAGGAGACGGCAGAATCCACTTTGGCATTGGTGAACGGTTCTAA
- the purC gene encoding phosphoribosylaminoimidazolesuccinocarboxamide synthase, whose amino-acid sequence MSADQKLYEGKAKILYSTDDPEVLLTRFKDDATAFNAQKRGSIRGKGEINCAISTHLFRLLEARGIQTHFIDRPAPTEMRVRAVKIVPLEVVVRNIAAGSLCHQTGLPLGMVLPKPLVEFYYKNDSLGDPLLTRDRLLLLELATPDQVDQLNAKALQINEILSDFFQQCGITLVDFKLEFGLDSAQTLLLADEISPDTCRLWDQSASDPRQRVLDKDRFRHDLGNVETAYQQVLERVLAQTVEV is encoded by the coding sequence ATGTCGGCTGATCAAAAGTTATACGAAGGCAAAGCCAAAATCCTCTATTCAACGGATGATCCAGAGGTTTTACTAACTCGGTTTAAAGATGATGCAACGGCATTTAACGCCCAAAAGCGAGGCAGCATCCGGGGTAAAGGTGAGATCAACTGTGCTATTTCGACTCACCTGTTTCGGCTGTTAGAGGCTCGTGGCATCCAGACTCACTTCATTGATCGACCTGCTCCAACTGAAATGCGGGTGCGAGCCGTCAAAATCGTGCCGCTGGAAGTCGTTGTCAGGAACATTGCGGCGGGTAGTCTCTGTCATCAAACTGGTCTACCGTTGGGGATGGTCTTACCCAAACCCCTCGTGGAGTTCTATTACAAAAACGACTCACTGGGGGATCCCCTCCTCACTCGCGATCGCTTACTTTTGCTGGAGTTAGCGACTCCAGATCAGGTTGATCAGTTAAACGCCAAAGCCTTACAGATTAATGAAATCCTTTCGGATTTCTTTCAGCAATGTGGGATCACACTGGTAGATTTCAAATTGGAGTTTGGGTTAGATTCCGCTCAAACCCTACTACTGGCTGATGAGATTAGCCCAGATACATGTCGCCTGTGGGATCAATCTGCCTCTGACCCCCGTCAGCGAGTATTAGATAAAGATCGATTTCGCCATGATCTCGGCAATGTTGAAACAGCTTATCAGCAAGTGCTAGAGCGAGTTTTAGCGCAAACTGTTGAAGTTTAG
- a CDS encoding DUF7219 family protein — protein sequence MADKSQFLYPHIRYHGEVKPENLVFNANLQEFSQRVSLICGLESNGKLTPNESFLQIKALWEDLQRSKEELGIGQNPFQA from the coding sequence GTGGCAGACAAATCTCAATTCCTATATCCTCACATCCGCTATCACGGGGAAGTGAAACCCGAAAATCTCGTGTTCAACGCCAACTTGCAAGAGTTTTCTCAGCGAGTCAGCCTGATCTGCGGTTTAGAAAGCAATGGCAAGCTCACTCCCAATGAGTCATTTCTACAGATCAAAGCCCTCTGGGAAGACCTCCAGCGGAGCAAAGAAGAACTCGGCATTGGACAGAACCCATTTCAGGCATAA
- a CDS encoding peptide ABC transporter substrate-binding protein, with amino-acid sequence MNQWIRRWVNTKWVPRWGDRSFFLPLVLGSLVCTLLFSGCGAPSSQQSPTTTAPTTSQASADTVLRLLYWQSPTILNPHLSVGFKDAEASRLTLEPLASYDTAGQLVLFLAAEAPSLENGGVAADGRSVTWKLKQGVQWSDGEPFTAADVVFTYEFVTNPDTGAVSAGTYNIIETVEAIDDYTVKITFKEVNPAWSNVFVGTEGMILPRHRYADFTGAKSREAPANLMPVGTGPFRVTEFKPGDVVLYEANPNYRDAAAGKPFFQRIELKGGGDATSAARAVLQTGDADFAYNLQVEAPILQQLEAAGQGTVVANFGSLVERILLNVSDPNTEVEGERSSAKSSHPFLSDGQVRQALNLAIDRDSIATQLYGKSGKPTANFLVSPESYNSPNTRYKFDLTQAATLLDQAGWKDTNGNGTRDKGGKEMQLLFQTSVNPLRQKTQEIVKQSFQSIGIGVELKSIDASIFFSGDPANPDSSNHFYADLQMFTTGNTNPDPGAYMKTYLCNEIAQKANNWSTENISRYCNPAYDALWQQSATELDPEKRRQLFIKMNDLLIEDAAVLPLVHRAETAGVGNHLAGVSLTPWDLNTWNSADWTRK; translated from the coding sequence GTGAACCAGTGGATCAGACGATGGGTTAATACAAAGTGGGTTCCCCGTTGGGGCGATCGCTCCTTCTTTCTACCATTAGTTCTGGGCTCGCTGGTCTGTACCCTGCTCTTTTCGGGGTGTGGTGCTCCTTCCTCACAACAGTCTCCAACCACCACTGCGCCGACTACGAGCCAAGCCTCTGCCGACACCGTCTTGCGGTTGCTCTACTGGCAATCGCCCACGATTTTGAATCCCCATTTGTCTGTGGGGTTCAAGGATGCCGAAGCCAGTCGCCTCACTCTGGAACCTTTGGCTAGCTATGACACGGCAGGTCAACTGGTTTTATTTTTAGCCGCCGAGGCACCCAGTCTGGAGAATGGGGGAGTCGCCGCGGATGGGCGATCGGTGACATGGAAGCTGAAGCAGGGAGTGCAATGGTCGGATGGGGAACCCTTTACCGCTGCGGATGTGGTGTTTACCTACGAATTTGTCACGAACCCGGACACGGGGGCAGTGAGTGCAGGTACCTACAACATTATTGAAACGGTAGAGGCGATCGACGATTACACCGTCAAAATCACCTTTAAAGAAGTCAACCCTGCCTGGAGCAATGTTTTTGTTGGGACTGAGGGAATGATCCTACCGCGCCACCGCTATGCCGACTTTACAGGGGCAAAATCGCGTGAGGCTCCAGCGAACCTGATGCCTGTAGGGACGGGACCCTTTCGGGTGACCGAATTCAAGCCCGGAGATGTCGTGCTTTACGAGGCAAACCCCAACTATCGCGATGCCGCTGCTGGCAAACCCTTCTTTCAACGAATTGAACTGAAAGGGGGCGGAGATGCCACCTCAGCAGCACGTGCTGTGTTGCAAACGGGAGATGCAGACTTTGCCTATAACCTACAGGTCGAGGCACCCATCCTGCAACAACTGGAAGCCGCAGGCCAGGGAACCGTCGTTGCTAACTTTGGTTCTCTGGTGGAGCGGATCTTGTTGAACGTCAGTGACCCCAATACCGAAGTTGAGGGAGAGCGATCGAGTGCAAAATCCTCACATCCCTTTTTGTCAGACGGGCAGGTGCGGCAAGCGTTAAATTTGGCGATCGATCGCGACAGCATTGCCACCCAACTCTATGGCAAATCGGGCAAGCCCACCGCTAACTTTTTGGTGTCTCCTGAATCTTACAACTCTCCCAACACGCGCTATAAATTTGACCTGACTCAGGCAGCTACTTTGCTGGATCAAGCGGGGTGGAAAGACACCAACGGTAACGGCACCCGTGACAAAGGCGGCAAGGAGATGCAGCTTCTCTTTCAAACGTCGGTGAATCCGCTGCGACAGAAAACGCAGGAGATTGTCAAGCAATCTTTCCAGTCAATTGGTATTGGGGTCGAACTCAAGAGCATTGATGCCAGCATCTTCTTTTCAGGTGATCCTGCCAATCCTGACTCCAGCAACCATTTCTATGCTGACCTGCAAATGTTTACCACAGGGAACACCAACCCCGATCCCGGTGCGTACATGAAGACCTATCTATGCAATGAGATCGCCCAAAAAGCGAATAACTGGTCAACGGAAAACATTTCTCGCTATTGCAATCCTGCCTATGATGCTCTGTGGCAACAATCTGCAACGGAGTTAGACCCCGAAAAACGGCGACAACTCTTTATTAAGATGAATGATTTGTTGATCGAAGATGCGGCGGTGTTGCCGCTGGTGCACCGTGCTGAAACCGCTGGAGTGGGCAATCACCTGGCAGGAGTTAGCTTGACTCCCTGGGATTTAAATACCTGGAATAGCGCAGATTGGACGAGGAAATAA
- the era gene encoding GTPase Era: MTDDLHLQTDIFEPSESLIPAAPPGFKSGFVGIIGRPNVGKSTLMNQLVGQKIAITSPVAQTTRNRLQGILTTPEAQIIFVDTPGIHKPHHQLGQVLVKNAQIAIESVDVVLFVVDGSVEVGGGDRYVTDLLLQAKTPVILGINKADQQPADAQAIDQSYAELAGAHEWTMVKFSALTGTGLDTLQTTLTEQLEPGPYYYPPNLVTDQPERFIMGELIREQILLLTREEVPHSVAIAIDRVDEEPEITRILATIHVERDSQKGIIIGKGGSMLKAIGSAARQQIQKLVMGKVYLELFVKVQPKWRQSRTRLAEFGYRVET; this comes from the coding sequence ATGACTGATGATCTGCATCTACAAACTGACATCTTTGAGCCATCTGAATCGCTCATTCCTGCTGCTCCTCCTGGCTTTAAGTCGGGTTTCGTGGGGATCATTGGTCGTCCCAATGTGGGCAAATCTACCTTGATGAATCAGTTGGTGGGGCAAAAGATCGCGATTACGTCTCCGGTGGCTCAAACCACGCGCAATCGACTGCAAGGCATTCTCACCACACCAGAAGCACAAATTATCTTCGTCGATACCCCCGGCATTCACAAACCCCACCACCAACTCGGACAAGTTCTCGTGAAGAATGCCCAGATTGCTATTGAGTCGGTGGATGTGGTGTTGTTTGTGGTGGATGGCTCAGTGGAAGTGGGAGGGGGCGATCGCTACGTTACGGATCTGCTGCTTCAGGCAAAGACACCCGTGATTTTGGGGATCAACAAAGCCGACCAACAACCCGCCGATGCTCAGGCAATTGATCAGAGCTACGCCGAACTGGCAGGTGCCCACGAGTGGACAATGGTCAAGTTCTCGGCTCTGACTGGAACAGGACTGGATACCCTGCAAACCACCCTGACTGAGCAGTTAGAACCGGGTCCCTACTACTACCCACCTAATCTCGTCACCGACCAACCCGAACGTTTCATCATGGGGGAACTGATCCGGGAGCAGATTTTGCTGCTGACTCGTGAGGAAGTGCCTCATTCAGTGGCGATCGCCATTGATCGGGTCGATGAGGAGCCGGAGATCACCCGCATTCTTGCCACAATTCACGTTGAACGAGACTCCCAAAAGGGCATCATCATCGGCAAAGGTGGCAGTATGCTAAAGGCGATCGGTTCCGCTGCCCGCCAACAGATTCAAAAGCTGGTCATGGGCAAGGTCTATCTGGAACTGTTTGTCAAAGTTCAACCCAAGTGGCGTCAATCGCGTACCCGTCTGGCGGAATTTGGCTATCGCGTTGAGACGTAA
- a CDS encoding succinylglutamate desuccinylase/aspartoacylase family protein gives MRPTVDIIPLQHLASGDRLSLQVYKFVGDRPGKKVYIQSNLHGNELAGNAVIHQVMDWLSQLEASQLVGEVWLVPVCNPVGVNQRSLHYATGRFSPYDGDNWNRIFWSYKPGEADLIAFAKAHAEQDTVTIEQRYRQQIQTKFAELKDEVYAASGVPFSEKYRYLLQSLCLDANYVIDLHTSVDFGVSYVYYFRDRHNSAALFGLEWSILLDWYDGDAFDEAFIQPWLALEACLAQMNRPLRLDVEAYTLELGSGMQMDSDAIARGVNGIQHYLIDKGLIVDATVERSPLPTQFANRTQMLRYYAPTGGIVQTRVTLGSQVKAGDVLYELLTFNKTGDPPKAIAIRAEKGGSVFDVAINRAVNEGEYVLGLVLPPTDQGDRHNEKRRKGEE, from the coding sequence ATGCGTCCGACCGTTGACATCATTCCCCTACAACACCTCGCCTCTGGCGATCGCCTGTCGCTGCAAGTCTACAAATTTGTGGGCGATCGCCCTGGTAAGAAGGTGTACATTCAGTCCAATTTGCATGGCAACGAGTTAGCGGGAAATGCCGTCATTCATCAAGTGATGGACTGGTTGTCGCAGTTGGAGGCATCGCAACTGGTGGGGGAGGTCTGGTTAGTCCCCGTGTGCAATCCGGTGGGGGTGAATCAGCGATCGCTCCACTACGCGACGGGTCGGTTTAGCCCCTACGATGGCGACAACTGGAACCGCATCTTTTGGAGTTACAAGCCAGGTGAGGCAGACCTGATCGCGTTTGCCAAGGCTCATGCCGAGCAAGATACGGTCACGATTGAGCAAAGGTATCGGCAACAGATTCAAACCAAATTTGCTGAGTTAAAAGATGAGGTTTATGCGGCGTCGGGGGTGCCCTTTTCTGAAAAGTATCGCTATCTTCTGCAATCCCTCTGCCTGGATGCTAACTACGTAATTGATTTGCACACCTCGGTGGATTTTGGTGTGAGCTATGTCTACTACTTCCGCGATCGCCACAACTCTGCGGCTCTGTTTGGGTTGGAGTGGTCGATTTTGCTCGATTGGTACGATGGGGATGCGTTTGATGAGGCGTTTATCCAACCGTGGTTAGCGTTGGAGGCGTGTTTGGCTCAGATGAACCGACCGCTGCGGTTGGATGTTGAGGCTTATACCCTGGAGTTGGGGTCGGGAATGCAAATGGATTCAGACGCGATCGCCAGAGGGGTGAACGGTATCCAGCACTATCTCATTGACAAAGGACTTATTGTGGACGCAACGGTAGAGCGATCGCCACTTCCGACTCAATTTGCCAATCGCACGCAAATGCTGCGCTATTACGCACCAACGGGTGGCATTGTGCAGACCCGAGTTACGTTGGGAAGCCAGGTGAAAGCAGGCGATGTGTTGTATGAATTGCTGACCTTTAACAAGACAGGCGATCCACCAAAAGCGATCGCCATTCGTGCCGAGAAGGGAGGCTCTGTTTTTGATGTTGCGATCAATCGTGCTGTTAACGAAGGGGAATATGTCTTAGGGCTTGTTTTACCGCCCACGGATCAGGGCGATCGGCATAATGAGAAGAGGAGGAAGGGGGAGGAATGA